A part of Myxococcus landrumus genomic DNA contains:
- a CDS encoding ABC transporter ATP-binding protein: MSNTGGKAPAKLAIEVKGLYKSFGDNEALRGVDLEVPEGTTCVLMGVSGSGKSVLMKHIMGLLKPDRGSVLVNGEEVARMDETTLNQMRRQQGILFQANALFDSLNVYDNVAFPLRERTRMSEEEIRKTVDKTLAMVGLSHATTRFPGELSGGMQKRVGFARAAILQPKILLYDDPTAGLDPLTTASVNEIIFTGKQQLGATSLVITPDVASAFGMADNLALMNEGRVVEYGPPDSFRESQHPAVKAFLHNWLRRRSQKGRAAAG; encoded by the coding sequence ATGAGCAACACGGGCGGCAAGGCACCGGCGAAGCTGGCCATCGAGGTGAAGGGGCTCTACAAGTCCTTCGGTGACAACGAGGCGCTGCGAGGCGTGGACCTCGAGGTGCCCGAGGGCACCACCTGCGTGCTGATGGGTGTCTCTGGCTCCGGCAAGTCCGTGCTGATGAAACACATCATGGGCCTGCTGAAGCCGGACCGGGGCTCGGTGCTGGTGAATGGCGAGGAGGTGGCCCGGATGGACGAGACCACGCTCAACCAGATGCGCCGGCAGCAGGGCATCTTGTTCCAGGCCAACGCGCTGTTCGACTCGCTCAACGTCTACGACAACGTGGCCTTTCCGCTGCGCGAGCGCACGCGCATGTCGGAGGAGGAGATTCGCAAGACGGTGGACAAGACGCTCGCCATGGTGGGCCTGTCGCACGCCACCACGCGCTTTCCGGGCGAGCTCTCCGGCGGCATGCAGAAGCGCGTGGGCTTCGCGCGCGCCGCCATCCTCCAGCCGAAAATCCTCCTCTACGACGACCCCACGGCCGGACTGGACCCGCTCACCACCGCGTCCGTGAATGAAATCATCTTCACCGGCAAGCAGCAGCTCGGCGCCACGTCGCTGGTGATTACCCCCGACGTGGCCTCCGCCTTCGGCATGGCGGACAACCTCGCGCTGATGAACGAGGGCCGCGTCGTCGAGTACGGCCCGCCGGATTCATTCCGCGAGTCGCAGCACCCCGCCGTGAAGGCGTTCCTGCACAACTGGCTGCGGCGGCGATCCCAGAAGGGCCGCGCCGCCGCGGGCTGA
- a CDS encoding YncE family protein has protein sequence MTPLRLSGIQKSLLVVLAWVAFGPAFAAAPSFLTFESGQVRPLAMSPDGSRLFAVNTPDNSVSVFKVEDSGLTLQAKVTVGLEPVAVAPRGNDEVWVVNHLSDSVSVVSLTGTPRVVRTLLVGDEPRDLVFAGPKGRAFITTAHRGQHRTHASISAVPGAGDPQLTTPGVGRADVWVFDPANLGTTLGGTPVRILNLFGDTPRALTVSPDGRTVYAAVFKSGNQTTAVLEELVCEGFNPYLPCLVSGGIYPGGSPGPETNHQGVPAPEVALIVKYNRQFSQWQDELGRNWNNAIRFSLPDQDVFAIDADGLTQKEAFSHVGTTLFNMVTNPVTGTVYVSNTEANNHVRFEGPGVFGGTTVQGHLAETRITAILAGTVLPRHLNKHLDYAKLATEPGFDPTAKAHSLATPLDMVVSRDGRTLYVAAYGSSKVGVFDTQALESDSFNPRLNSAAYIPVSGGGPSGLVLDEARGRLYVMTRFDNAVKVIDLATRAEVGQQVLFNPEPVAVVQGRPVLYDAATFSANGEASCSSCHIFGDMDDLAWDLGNPDDDVTQNPISGRLLATATLLKPHINGSGKVSDFHPMKGPMTTQTMRGMSTSGPMHWRGDRSNGFFGVSGSDPNLSFMNFIVAFEGLLGRASKPTLTEMQRFTDFQLQVVLPPNPVRNLDNSLTVAQQRGLNFYAGSRRSDGLPLGEGLGFTCEGCHRLDPSKGFYGTDGQVSFENIPQIVKIPHLRNLYQKVGMFGNANTPFFMAPDSGWMGNQVRGFGMVHDGAVDTIARFLSAIVFIPSIGVGFPLNNPDGTRRDVEQLLLAFDTDLAPIVGQQVTLSSTNAASVGPRIDLLLQRARTPFTSKILGGGVKECELVAKVALGGRVKGFLYNPVGNAFIPDDSTSTTVSDVTLRGYAKTAGQEVTYTCVPPGSGARIGLNR, from the coding sequence ATGACTCCCTTGAGACTCAGCGGCATCCAGAAGTCCTTGCTGGTGGTGTTGGCGTGGGTGGCCTTCGGGCCGGCCTTCGCCGCGGCGCCGAGCTTCCTGACCTTCGAGAGTGGACAGGTCCGCCCGTTGGCGATGTCTCCGGACGGCAGTCGGCTGTTCGCGGTGAACACGCCGGACAACAGCGTGTCGGTCTTCAAGGTGGAGGACTCGGGGCTGACGTTGCAGGCGAAGGTGACGGTGGGGTTGGAGCCGGTGGCGGTGGCGCCTCGGGGCAATGACGAGGTCTGGGTGGTCAACCACCTGTCCGACAGCGTGAGCGTGGTGTCGCTCACGGGGACGCCGCGCGTGGTGCGCACGCTGCTGGTGGGGGACGAGCCGCGCGACCTCGTCTTCGCGGGGCCGAAGGGGCGGGCGTTCATCACCACGGCGCACCGGGGGCAGCACCGCACGCACGCGTCCATCTCGGCGGTGCCGGGCGCGGGAGACCCGCAGCTCACCACGCCGGGCGTGGGGCGCGCGGACGTCTGGGTGTTCGACCCGGCGAACCTGGGCACGACGCTGGGCGGCACGCCCGTGCGCATCCTGAACCTGTTCGGGGATACGCCGCGCGCGCTGACGGTGAGCCCGGATGGGCGCACGGTGTATGCGGCGGTCTTCAAGTCGGGCAACCAGACGACGGCGGTGCTGGAGGAGCTCGTCTGTGAGGGCTTCAATCCCTATCTGCCCTGTCTGGTGAGCGGCGGCATCTATCCCGGCGGCAGCCCGGGGCCTGAAACCAACCACCAGGGCGTGCCCGCGCCCGAGGTGGCGCTCATCGTGAAATACAACCGGCAGTTCAGCCAGTGGCAGGACGAGCTGGGGCGCAACTGGAACAACGCGATTCGCTTCAGCCTGCCGGACCAGGACGTGTTCGCCATCGACGCGGACGGGCTGACGCAGAAGGAGGCGTTCTCACACGTGGGCACCACGCTGTTCAACATGGTGACCAACCCGGTGACGGGCACGGTGTACGTGTCCAACACGGAGGCCAACAACCACGTGCGCTTCGAGGGCCCCGGTGTCTTCGGCGGCACCACGGTGCAGGGGCACCTGGCGGAGACGCGCATCACCGCGATTCTCGCGGGCACGGTGCTGCCTCGGCACCTGAACAAGCACCTGGACTACGCGAAGCTGGCGACGGAGCCGGGCTTCGACCCGACGGCGAAGGCGCACAGCCTGGCCACGCCACTGGACATGGTGGTGAGCCGGGATGGCCGCACGCTCTACGTGGCCGCGTATGGCTCCAGCAAGGTGGGCGTGTTCGACACGCAGGCGCTGGAGTCGGACAGCTTCAACCCGCGGCTGAACAGCGCGGCGTACATCCCGGTGAGCGGCGGAGGCCCCAGCGGCCTGGTGCTGGACGAGGCGCGCGGCCGGCTCTACGTGATGACCCGCTTCGACAACGCGGTGAAGGTCATCGACCTGGCGACGCGCGCGGAGGTGGGGCAGCAGGTGCTGTTCAACCCGGAGCCTGTCGCGGTGGTGCAGGGGCGGCCGGTGCTCTACGACGCGGCGACCTTCTCCGCGAACGGCGAGGCGTCCTGTTCGAGCTGCCACATCTTCGGCGACATGGATGACCTGGCGTGGGATTTGGGCAATCCCGATGATGACGTCACGCAGAACCCGATTTCGGGTCGGCTGCTGGCCACGGCCACGCTGCTCAAGCCGCACATCAACGGCTCCGGCAAGGTGAGCGACTTCCACCCGATGAAGGGCCCCATGACGACGCAGACGATGCGCGGCATGAGCACGTCCGGGCCCATGCACTGGCGCGGCGACCGCTCCAACGGCTTCTTCGGCGTCAGCGGCTCGGACCCGAACCTGTCCTTCATGAACTTCATCGTCGCGTTCGAGGGCCTGTTGGGCCGCGCGAGCAAGCCCACCCTGACGGAGATGCAGCGCTTCACCGACTTCCAGTTGCAGGTGGTGCTGCCGCCCAACCCGGTGCGCAACCTGGACAACTCGCTGACGGTGGCGCAGCAGCGGGGGTTGAACTTCTACGCGGGCTCACGCCGCTCGGATGGTCTGCCGTTGGGAGAGGGATTGGGCTTCACGTGTGAGGGGTGCCACCGGCTGGACCCGTCGAAGGGGTTCTACGGCACGGATGGCCAGGTGAGCTTCGAGAACATCCCGCAGATTGTGAAGATTCCGCACCTGCGCAATCTGTATCAAAAGGTGGGCATGTTCGGGAACGCGAACACTCCGTTCTTCATGGCGCCAGACAGCGGCTGGATGGGGAACCAGGTGCGAGGCTTTGGCATGGTGCACGACGGCGCGGTGGATACGATTGCGCGCTTCCTGTCGGCCATCGTGTTCATTCCGAGCATCGGGGTGGGCTTCCCGTTGAACAACCCGGATGGGACGCGGCGGGACGTGGAGCAGTTGCTGCTCGCGTTCGACACGGACCTGGCGCCCATCGTGGGGCAGCAGGTGACGCTGAGCAGCACGAACGCGGCGAGCGTGGGGCCGCGCATCGACCTGCTGTTGCAGCGGGCGCGCACGCCGTTCACCTCGAAGATTCTGGGCGGGGGGGTGAAGGAGTGTGAGCTGGTGGCGAAGGTGGCGCTGGGGGGACGCGTGAAGGGCTTCCTCTACAACCCGGTGGGCAATGCGTTCATCCCGGATGACAGCACCTCGACCACCGTCTCGGATGTCACGCTGCGGGGGTATGCCAAGACGGCGGGGCAGGAGGTAACCTACACCTGTGTGCCGCCTGGCTCGGGGGCGCGTATCGGGCTCAATCGCTGA
- a CDS encoding M16 family metallopeptidase, with protein sequence MNMRSLRNRLAAPTLMALGLVTAPVLAAAPVKQAPPAAAAPKALKALVRTEFKLDNGLEVSLLPYGDMPKVVVQLAVDTGNVHEKAHEIWLADLVGKLLVEGTTTRSAEQLAQVAAGLGGQLNVGTSLDQTFVGIEVLSEFAPEAVALIADVSQRPAFPPAEVERVKTNLLRDVAIARSQPQALADELLAKSLYGEGHAYGRTYPSEEMLKGYTREAVSAFYDANVGAARGRLYVVGRFEAAPVEKAIREAFSGWKAGPARVQNVPKQQVAKAVQFLDRPGAVQSTVRVAVKALPPASPDYVRQEVLNTLLGGYFSSRVTANIREKKGYSYSPYSRVASHVEDAYWTQNADVTTAVTGESLKEILKEVDTLRKTPPPVEELRDVQNYLAGNFLMTNASRFGLLGKLRFVDLHGLPDSYLETYVQTVMSVTPEQLQQMAAKMLKQDAMSIVVVGDLKAVKPQLKVLPAPLR encoded by the coding sequence ATGAACATGCGCTCACTTCGCAACCGTCTCGCCGCGCCCACGCTGATGGCGCTCGGGCTCGTCACCGCGCCCGTCCTGGCCGCCGCTCCCGTCAAGCAGGCGCCCCCCGCCGCCGCCGCGCCCAAGGCGCTCAAGGCCCTGGTCCGCACCGAGTTCAAGCTCGACAACGGCCTGGAAGTCTCCCTGTTGCCCTACGGCGACATGCCCAAGGTCGTCGTCCAGCTCGCGGTCGACACGGGCAACGTCCACGAGAAGGCCCACGAAATCTGGCTCGCGGACCTGGTGGGCAAGCTGCTGGTGGAGGGCACGACCACGCGCTCCGCGGAGCAGCTCGCGCAGGTGGCCGCCGGGCTCGGTGGCCAGCTCAACGTGGGCACCTCCCTGGACCAGACCTTCGTGGGCATCGAGGTCCTCTCCGAGTTCGCCCCCGAGGCCGTGGCGCTCATCGCGGACGTCAGCCAGCGTCCGGCCTTCCCTCCCGCCGAGGTGGAGCGGGTGAAGACGAACCTGCTGCGCGACGTGGCCATCGCCCGCAGCCAGCCGCAGGCGCTGGCCGATGAGCTGCTCGCGAAGTCCCTCTACGGCGAGGGTCACGCCTACGGTCGGACCTATCCCTCGGAGGAGATGCTCAAGGGCTATACCCGGGAGGCCGTGAGCGCGTTCTACGACGCCAACGTCGGCGCGGCCCGCGGGCGGCTGTATGTGGTGGGCCGGTTCGAGGCGGCCCCGGTGGAGAAGGCGATTCGCGAGGCGTTCTCCGGCTGGAAGGCGGGCCCGGCGCGCGTGCAGAACGTGCCCAAGCAGCAGGTGGCCAAGGCCGTGCAGTTCCTGGATCGCCCCGGCGCCGTGCAGTCCACGGTGCGCGTCGCGGTGAAGGCGCTGCCCCCGGCCAGCCCGGACTATGTCCGCCAGGAGGTGCTGAACACGCTGCTGGGTGGCTACTTCAGCTCCCGCGTGACGGCGAACATCCGCGAGAAGAAGGGCTATTCATACTCGCCCTACAGCCGGGTGGCGTCGCATGTGGAGGATGCCTACTGGACGCAGAACGCGGACGTGACGACGGCCGTCACGGGCGAGTCGCTGAAGGAAATCCTCAAGGAGGTGGACACGCTTCGCAAGACGCCGCCTCCGGTGGAGGAGCTTCGCGATGTGCAGAACTACCTGGCGGGGAACTTCCTGATGACGAACGCGTCGCGCTTCGGCCTCCTGGGCAAGCTGCGCTTCGTGGACCTGCACGGGCTGCCGGATTCCTATCTGGAGACCTACGTGCAGACGGTGATGTCCGTCACGCCCGAGCAGCTTCAGCAGATGGCCGCGAAGATGCTCAAGCAGGATGCGATGTCCATCGTCGTGGTGGGTGACCTGAAGGCCGTGAAGCCGCAGCTCAAGGTGCTGCCGGCTCCGCTGCGCTGA
- a CDS encoding putative metal-binding motif-containing protein: MAMRDLRVHVGALLLVALTACQSKEVMEEPRRGDLTGQEDGGSHGDGGPNDDGGGAGFDAGESCDGGGLPWDDGGTPWDAGIPEDGGSAEDGGPAPLACEKTQGVCAGAKRAWVDGAFETVCTARSYGADYEESESRCDGLDNDCDGVTDPSFTSRVTSMSGAHIGGYVSSLRTEQGVFVAVRGSTGQMSVLRLGADLSVQGTSSVPLPRTLPGESSGVLLRAQLVKTNEGLALFQAVEIPGTGGSCRLSLTPLDALGAPIPGEDGHVVEHLLFNLLEQSWTYRVEMSPSGDQVLVLWIAPFQQGGPRQVKGLVTDSRGQVLTAPRVLFTSAQGDTPNPDSVLWLRNGEVLVAMDDSRSSPEGSTVRVRRFDTSLTPIGVERTFEMSSDPRALLVDLGATRGGPVESPALVLRSREAPAWKSQVQVVHDLFNGGLPLTWAEAPSGEVAWYGALADEGVLRLAWLSVFKDHQAPPPGGDDWLGWNGRIWTQDEGHSAVDRSPGPAYLPLHRYAQWVLMEKLEPKRVGALYMTTTPEEGSFLDGVRYCVP, from the coding sequence ATGGCCATGCGAGATTTGCGTGTCCATGTGGGGGCCCTTCTGCTGGTGGCGCTGACGGCCTGCCAGTCCAAGGAAGTGATGGAGGAGCCACGGCGCGGGGATTTGACGGGGCAGGAGGACGGGGGCTCGCACGGAGACGGCGGGCCGAACGATGACGGTGGCGGGGCCGGGTTCGATGCGGGCGAGTCCTGCGACGGTGGGGGCCTGCCGTGGGACGATGGTGGCACTCCCTGGGACGCGGGAATCCCAGAGGATGGCGGGAGTGCGGAGGATGGTGGGCCTGCTCCCCTGGCCTGCGAGAAGACCCAAGGTGTTTGCGCGGGTGCGAAGCGGGCGTGGGTAGACGGGGCGTTCGAGACGGTCTGCACCGCGCGCTCGTATGGCGCTGACTATGAAGAGTCCGAGTCGCGCTGTGACGGCCTCGACAATGACTGTGATGGAGTGACGGACCCGTCGTTCACGTCCCGGGTCACCTCGATGAGCGGGGCGCATATCGGGGGCTATGTCTCCAGCCTCCGAACGGAGCAGGGCGTGTTCGTTGCCGTGCGTGGCTCGACGGGACAGATGAGCGTCCTGCGGCTGGGGGCGGACCTGTCGGTCCAGGGAACCTCGAGTGTGCCCTTGCCGCGAACGCTCCCTGGCGAGAGTTCGGGGGTGTTGTTGCGCGCTCAGCTCGTGAAGACGAACGAGGGGCTCGCGTTGTTCCAGGCGGTCGAGATACCGGGAACGGGTGGCTCCTGTCGGCTGTCCCTGACCCCTCTCGATGCTCTGGGCGCTCCGATTCCAGGCGAGGACGGCCACGTGGTGGAGCACCTCCTCTTCAACCTGCTCGAGCAGTCGTGGACGTATCGTGTGGAGATGTCTCCCTCAGGCGACCAGGTGCTGGTCCTCTGGATTGCGCCCTTCCAGCAAGGCGGTCCGCGGCAGGTGAAGGGGCTGGTGACGGATTCGCGGGGGCAGGTGCTCACCGCCCCCAGGGTCCTCTTCACGAGCGCGCAGGGCGACACTCCGAACCCGGACAGTGTTCTCTGGCTGCGCAACGGGGAGGTGCTGGTCGCGATGGACGACTCGAGGAGCTCGCCCGAGGGGAGCACCGTGCGAGTGCGCCGCTTTGATACGAGCCTGACCCCCATTGGCGTCGAGCGTACTTTCGAGATGTCTTCTGACCCCAGGGCCTTGTTGGTGGACCTGGGGGCCACACGGGGCGGTCCCGTGGAGTCGCCCGCGCTGGTGCTGCGGTCGCGCGAGGCTCCGGCCTGGAAGAGCCAGGTCCAGGTGGTTCACGACCTCTTCAACGGCGGGCTGCCCCTGACATGGGCCGAGGCTCCCTCCGGGGAGGTGGCCTGGTACGGCGCGCTCGCGGACGAGGGCGTGCTGCGGCTGGCGTGGCTCTCCGTGTTCAAGGACCACCAGGCGCCGCCGCCGGGCGGCGACGATTGGCTCGGGTGGAACGGGCGCATCTGGACGCAGGATGAAGGCCACTCCGCCGTGGACCGGTCTCCCGGCCCCGCGTACCTGCCGCTCCACCGCTACGCGCAGTGGGTCCTGATGGAGAAGCTCGAGCCCAAGCGCGTGGGCGCGCTCTACATGACGACCACGCCAGAGGAGGGCAGCTTCCTCGACGGCGTGCGCTACTGCGTGCCCTGA
- a CDS encoding GAF domain-containing protein translates to MASKAFATIMQVSQLLLDKGFEPSNVTEALGRVGAALGVDRVYIFENSTSADGKVLCSQRYEWTAASTSAQLDNPELQNVPYADVLPSWVPPLSTGKVVMGRPRDFTSPARELLEAQDIRSLLVCPITLGGEWWGFVGFDDCRTERVWPPAEVSVLQALSNALAGSLRHARLRSALSGVQSQLRTIIERCASTAS, encoded by the coding sequence ATGGCCTCGAAGGCGTTCGCCACCATCATGCAGGTATCGCAGTTGCTATTGGACAAGGGTTTCGAACCCTCGAACGTGACGGAGGCACTCGGAAGAGTGGGCGCGGCGCTTGGCGTCGACCGTGTCTACATCTTCGAGAACAGCACCAGCGCCGACGGCAAGGTCCTGTGCAGCCAACGGTACGAGTGGACCGCGGCGTCCACGTCCGCGCAGTTGGACAACCCGGAGCTGCAGAACGTGCCTTACGCGGACGTGCTCCCCTCGTGGGTGCCGCCGCTGTCCACGGGCAAGGTGGTGATGGGCCGGCCGCGCGACTTCACGTCGCCCGCGCGCGAGCTGCTGGAGGCGCAGGACATCCGCTCCCTGCTGGTCTGCCCCATCACCCTGGGCGGCGAGTGGTGGGGGTTCGTGGGCTTCGATGACTGCCGGACCGAGCGCGTCTGGCCCCCCGCAGAGGTCTCCGTGCTCCAGGCGCTCTCCAACGCCCTGGCTGGCTCGCTGCGCCACGCCCGGCTGCGCAGCGCGCTCTCCGGCGTGCAGTCGCAGCTGCGCACCATCATCGAGCGGTGCGCGAGCACGGCGTCCTGA
- a CDS encoding M16 family metallopeptidase has translation MKKVLGAVTAAALMGCAATQEAQKPTPPPEPAKVETPAAAVARPKLQVPVDYYKLDNGLKVVLSRDTTAPKVVVGVYYNIGFRIEPRNRTGFAHLFEHMMFQGSRNMGKMEFIRLVQKNGGMLNGSTRFDFTNYFELVPSNALEPMLWAEADRMAGLEVTQDNLKNQQGVVSNEVKVNVLNQPYGGFPWLDMPQVANTNWYNAHNFYGDLKDLDAATLEDVGAFFKTYYAPSNAALVVVGDFEPEQAKAWIQKYFGPLPTAAQPQKPDISEPRQEKEKRHDKQDPLATRPALAVGYHMPAVNTPEYYAMALVDEVLLQGNDSMLYQQLVQKKGMTGDLQGGVNELGNHWNYNGPMQWTAYLFHDATTTSDAILAEIDGVVAQLQAQPVDASTLARARVKARSRLYGQIEAMFDFGRADLLASSALFFDDPARINRLEDELEKVTPELIQKTAREYLRRENRTVLTVTPAPTQAKAR, from the coding sequence ATGAAGAAAGTACTCGGAGCGGTAACAGCCGCCGCGCTGATGGGGTGCGCGGCCACGCAGGAAGCCCAGAAGCCCACGCCACCCCCAGAGCCGGCGAAGGTGGAGACTCCGGCCGCCGCCGTCGCGCGGCCCAAGCTGCAGGTGCCGGTGGACTACTACAAGCTCGACAACGGCTTGAAGGTGGTCCTCTCGCGCGACACCACGGCGCCCAAGGTGGTGGTGGGTGTCTATTACAACATCGGCTTCCGCATCGAGCCGAGGAACCGCACGGGCTTCGCCCACCTGTTCGAGCACATGATGTTCCAGGGCTCGCGCAACATGGGGAAGATGGAGTTCATCCGCCTGGTCCAGAAGAACGGCGGCATGCTCAACGGCTCCACCCGCTTCGACTTCACCAACTACTTCGAGCTGGTCCCCTCCAACGCGCTGGAGCCCATGCTCTGGGCCGAAGCCGACCGCATGGCGGGCCTGGAGGTGACGCAGGACAACCTGAAGAACCAGCAGGGCGTGGTGTCCAACGAGGTGAAGGTCAACGTCCTCAACCAGCCCTATGGCGGCTTCCCGTGGCTGGACATGCCGCAGGTGGCCAACACCAACTGGTACAACGCGCACAACTTCTACGGCGACCTGAAGGACCTGGACGCCGCGACGCTGGAGGACGTGGGCGCCTTCTTCAAGACGTACTACGCGCCCAGCAACGCCGCGCTGGTGGTGGTGGGTGACTTCGAGCCGGAGCAGGCGAAGGCCTGGATTCAGAAGTACTTCGGCCCGCTGCCCACGGCGGCCCAGCCGCAGAAGCCGGACATCTCCGAGCCTCGGCAGGAGAAGGAGAAGCGCCACGACAAGCAGGACCCCCTGGCCACGCGCCCGGCGCTCGCGGTGGGCTACCACATGCCCGCGGTGAACACCCCCGAGTACTACGCCATGGCGCTGGTGGACGAGGTGCTCCTCCAGGGCAACGACAGCATGCTCTACCAGCAGCTCGTGCAGAAGAAGGGCATGACGGGCGACCTGCAGGGCGGGGTGAATGAGCTGGGCAACCACTGGAACTACAACGGCCCCATGCAGTGGACGGCGTACCTCTTCCACGACGCGACGACGACGTCGGACGCGATTCTGGCGGAGATTGACGGCGTGGTGGCGCAGCTCCAGGCCCAGCCCGTCGATGCCTCGACGCTGGCGCGCGCCCGCGTGAAGGCGCGCTCGCGGTTGTATGGACAGATTGAGGCCATGTTCGACTTCGGCCGCGCGGACCTGCTGGCCTCGTCCGCGCTCTTCTTCGACGACCCGGCGCGCATCAACCGGCTGGAGGACGAACTGGAGAAGGTGACGCCGGAGCTGATTCAAAAGACCGCGCGCGAGTACCTGCGCCGAGAGAACCGCACGGTGCTCACGGTGACTCCCGCCCCCACCCAGGCCAAGGCCCGCTGA
- a CDS encoding tenascin-X translates to MKSGVWFTLVGASLMVFAACGDVSVEAPARDTARAESELMQCPCGGTEPMCQPCAYICGDNVCDTANGESINTCPEDCTPTPSCGDGSCNGSETSSSCAADCPAPPWCGDGVCNNAETNVSCASDCNSPTCGDRLCDLHEVGWCVTDCRPPACDTCPQEPWP, encoded by the coding sequence ATGAAGTCGGGAGTGTGGTTCACCCTGGTGGGTGCATCGCTGATGGTCTTCGCCGCGTGTGGCGATGTCTCGGTGGAGGCACCGGCGCGGGACACGGCCCGCGCCGAGTCCGAGCTGATGCAGTGTCCCTGCGGCGGGACCGAGCCGATGTGTCAGCCTTGCGCCTATATCTGCGGCGACAACGTCTGTGACACCGCGAACGGCGAGAGCATCAACACGTGCCCGGAGGATTGCACCCCGACGCCGTCTTGTGGCGACGGGAGCTGCAACGGCTCGGAGACGTCTTCGTCGTGCGCCGCGGATTGCCCGGCCCCGCCCTGGTGTGGCGATGGGGTCTGCAACAACGCCGAGACGAATGTGTCGTGCGCGTCGGACTGCAACAGCCCCACGTGTGGCGACCGCCTGTGCGACCTGCACGAGGTGGGGTGGTGCGTCACCGACTGCCGGCCGCCCGCGTGCGACACCTGCCCGCAGGAGCCGTGGCCCTAG